In Microbulbifer celer, a single window of DNA contains:
- a CDS encoding FecR family protein, producing the protein MAAGNSQIRAEDQAREWFMLRHERELTARETADFDAWMAEPEHRASYQQLEEIDRSLAAIAASAEGARMRRAGEGVLNKPMQALTRALSTLLSPVPAMAFACTLLLAVGVVYLSPLQQDQAQTTYRTELAQSREITLQDGSQITLGADSEIATRFTDAERTVELVKGQAFFTVSKDRTRPFLVNTPTTQVRVVGTRFDVQRGDSVKVTVEEGIVDVTRHVVNAVASNTQPDNTRSNNTSSVSQDVPSLSPRAVRLTAGQQVRVNPRGVSAITSVDANEVASWRRGKFIYRDAPLSEVVADANRYRPGHIVLGAPELSSLRVTASYSRDQVQSLVAMLEETLPVRVYREPGNRVVLWPKGVDN; encoded by the coding sequence ATGGCGGCTGGAAACAGTCAGATACGGGCAGAAGATCAGGCACGTGAGTGGTTCATGCTGCGTCATGAGCGCGAGCTCACTGCCCGCGAGACCGCTGACTTCGACGCCTGGATGGCTGAGCCGGAGCACCGGGCGAGCTATCAGCAGTTGGAAGAGATTGATCGCAGCCTCGCGGCCATAGCCGCCAGTGCCGAGGGCGCGCGCATGCGTCGCGCCGGCGAAGGTGTATTGAATAAACCAATGCAGGCACTCACCCGAGCCCTGTCTACCCTACTGAGCCCCGTGCCGGCAATGGCGTTTGCCTGCACTCTGTTACTCGCCGTGGGGGTGGTCTACCTGTCGCCACTGCAACAGGATCAGGCGCAGACCACTTACCGCACCGAGCTTGCCCAGAGCCGGGAAATCACACTCCAGGATGGCAGCCAGATCACCCTCGGTGCCGACTCGGAAATCGCCACCCGTTTCACCGACGCGGAGCGCACGGTGGAACTGGTAAAAGGGCAGGCGTTCTTCACCGTCAGCAAGGACCGCACGCGTCCGTTCCTGGTCAACACACCCACCACCCAAGTTCGGGTAGTGGGCACCCGCTTTGATGTACAGCGCGGTGACAGCGTCAAGGTTACTGTGGAAGAGGGGATTGTCGATGTGACCCGTCATGTTGTTAATGCGGTCGCCAGTAATACCCAGCCCGACAATACCCGGTCCAACAATACCAGCAGCGTCTCACAGGACGTCCCCTCCCTCTCGCCCCGTGCAGTCCGCCTGACTGCAGGTCAGCAGGTGCGCGTTAATCCTCGCGGTGTCAGTGCCATCACCAGCGTGGATGCGAATGAAGTCGCCAGCTGGCGGCGGGGCAAATTCATCTATCGGGACGCACCGCTGTCAGAAGTGGTTGCCGACGCAAACCGCTATCGCCCCGGCCACATCGTCCTTGGCGCGCCAGAGTTGTCGAGCCTGCGTGTAACTGCCTCTTACTCGCGGGATCAGGTGCAATCTCTGGTAGCGATGCTGGAGGAGACGCTGCCGGTACGAGTTTATCGCGAGCCAGGTAACCGCGTGGTACTGTGGCCGAAAGGTGTGGACAACTAA
- a CDS encoding antibiotic biosynthesis monooxygenase family protein: MSLIAKTPNPPYYAVIFTSHLSDDDEGYEDMAGKMIALASDQPGFIGIESAREGLGITVSYWSDLDSIKNWKANLEHAEAQRLGREKWYSSFKTRISRVERDYGV, encoded by the coding sequence TTGTCACTTATCGCCAAAACACCAAATCCTCCTTATTACGCTGTGATTTTCACCTCGCACCTGTCGGATGATGATGAGGGCTACGAGGATATGGCTGGAAAGATGATTGCTCTTGCTTCCGATCAGCCTGGATTTATCGGAATTGAGTCCGCACGAGAGGGTTTAGGGATCACGGTCTCCTATTGGTCCGACCTTGATTCCATAAAAAACTGGAAGGCCAATTTGGAGCACGCAGAAGCTCAGAGGTTAGGTCGCGAAAAGTGGTATTCATCGTTTAAAACGAGGATATCCAGAGTCGAGCGTGATTATGGAGTGTAG
- a CDS encoding GNAT family N-acetyltransferase, which produces MAISPDIGYLADRPEALPVLERLFQTEWPDYYGADGPGDARQDLLAYSSRNHLPVGLVAFVGPEPCGVVALKSESITTHKHFSPWVAGGMVAPQYRGYGIGAQMALALEEVARSLGFKVIYSGTSTANSLLLREGWQFIELVLYNGEEVSIYEKVL; this is translated from the coding sequence ATGGCTATTTCTCCTGACATTGGATACCTCGCAGATCGTCCAGAAGCTCTGCCTGTGCTTGAGCGCCTGTTCCAAACGGAATGGCCCGACTACTATGGAGCAGATGGCCCCGGCGATGCGCGTCAAGATCTCCTGGCGTATTCAAGTCGAAATCACTTACCTGTCGGCCTTGTGGCATTTGTTGGTCCAGAACCGTGCGGTGTTGTGGCACTAAAATCTGAATCCATTACGACACACAAGCATTTTTCACCGTGGGTGGCTGGGGGCATGGTAGCGCCGCAATACCGTGGCTACGGTATTGGTGCGCAAATGGCACTCGCTCTAGAGGAGGTTGCACGCAGCCTAGGCTTCAAGGTCATCTATTCGGGTACAAGCACGGCAAATTCATTACTACTCCGTGAAGGTTGGCAGTTCATCGAGTTGGTGCTGTACAACGGCGAAGAGGTGTCCATTTATGAGAAAGTGCTCTAA
- a CDS encoding DUF523 domain-containing protein, whose protein sequence is MVSTFQFSCIQCATAARSVNATILGVSSLRKVLVSACLLGKSVRYDGGSLRVHDQIIESWISEGRVVSVCPEVEAGMSIPRKPAEIFVGSGDSVLDGDTDVVEKGGNIVTDQFIKGASIALALCNKFNIEIAVLAESSPSCGSSFIYDGSFSGKRNPGMGVTAALLRRHGIQVFSQHEISDANKAIVMAQNI, encoded by the coding sequence ATGGTGAGCACATTCCAATTTTCGTGTATACAATGCGCTACCGCTGCTCGCAGCGTTAATGCCACAATACTGGGGGTTAGTAGTTTGAGAAAAGTATTAGTGAGCGCCTGCCTTTTAGGAAAAAGTGTTCGATACGATGGCGGGAGCCTACGGGTGCACGATCAGATTATAGAGAGTTGGATATCTGAAGGCCGGGTTGTTTCAGTTTGCCCAGAAGTTGAGGCCGGAATGAGCATTCCCAGGAAACCTGCGGAGATTTTCGTCGGTAGCGGAGACAGTGTATTAGATGGTGATACCGACGTTGTTGAAAAAGGCGGAAATATAGTTACCGACCAGTTTATCAAAGGGGCCTCGATTGCCTTGGCACTGTGTAATAAATTCAATATTGAAATAGCTGTACTGGCTGAATCTAGTCCTTCTTGCGGCAGTTCATTCATCTATGACGGTAGCTTCTCAGGTAAGCGGAACCCCGGTATGGGCGTTACAGCTGCACTGCTCCGCCGGCATGGTATTCAAGTGTTTAGCCAACATGAGATATCGGATGCGAACAAGGCCATTGTAATGGCCCAAAATATTTGA
- a CDS encoding nucleotidyltransferase domain-containing protein translates to MIEKVVKEEILARIKQAEKEHGVRVLYAIESGSRAWGFESPNSDYDVRFVYAHPRDWYVAVDLEDKRDVIEYPIVDEIDINGWDIRKALKLFSKSNPAFVEWLQSPIVYIERGNFSQRARDLLPSVYSVEKGIYHYRSMAKTNYRGYLREERVPIKKYFYVLRPLLSIMWLEKYGEPAPIEFEKLRKMVSDRAELDGQISELLARKKRSLEKELAPPITELNEFIESELKRLESFSVSPEKNGKTMNSLNSLFRETLS, encoded by the coding sequence ATGATCGAAAAAGTCGTTAAAGAAGAGATTCTTGCAAGGATCAAACAAGCCGAAAAAGAGCACGGAGTGCGGGTTCTCTACGCCATCGAGTCGGGCAGCCGAGCCTGGGGGTTCGAATCGCCCAATAGTGACTACGATGTTCGCTTTGTTTACGCACACCCCAGAGATTGGTATGTCGCAGTTGACCTGGAAGACAAAAGAGATGTTATTGAGTATCCGATTGTCGATGAAATCGACATTAACGGGTGGGACATCAGAAAAGCTTTGAAGCTCTTTTCCAAGTCTAATCCTGCATTTGTGGAATGGCTGCAGTCACCTATTGTGTATATCGAGCGTGGCAATTTTTCTCAGCGCGCGCGGGATCTTCTTCCCAGCGTGTATTCCGTTGAAAAAGGAATATACCACTACCGCAGCATGGCAAAAACGAACTACAGGGGCTACCTCCGGGAAGAACGTGTTCCTATCAAGAAGTACTTCTATGTATTGAGACCACTGCTTTCAATCATGTGGCTGGAGAAATATGGGGAACCAGCACCGATTGAATTTGAGAAACTTAGAAAAATGGTCAGTGACAGAGCTGAGCTAGATGGCCAGATTTCAGAGCTACTGGCGAGAAAAAAGAGAAGCTTGGAAAAGGAATTGGCGCCGCCGATCACAGAACTAAACGAATTCATTGAATCTGAGCTAAAGCGTTTAGAGTCTTTTTCCGTTAGCCCTGAGAAAAATGGGAAAACCATGAACAGCCTAAACTCTTTATTCCGCGAGACATTGAGTTAA
- the soxR gene encoding redox-sensitive transcriptional activator SoxR, translated as MSKATRIDKQAPLSVGDVAARSGVAVSTIHFYEQQGLIKGWRNTGNQRRFHRDVLRRIAVIKVAQRLGLPLSEIAEALATLPTERTVTAEDWQRLSASWHDELTTRITLLTQLRDQLGECIGCGCLSLEACQLRNPDDRLAGKGPGAHF; from the coding sequence ATGTCTAAGGCAACCCGTATCGATAAGCAGGCCCCTCTTAGCGTGGGTGATGTGGCGGCCCGCAGTGGCGTTGCGGTATCCACCATTCATTTCTATGAACAGCAGGGGCTAATAAAAGGCTGGCGCAACACTGGTAACCAGCGGCGGTTTCACCGCGATGTGCTGCGTCGGATAGCCGTTATCAAGGTGGCTCAGCGTCTGGGACTGCCGTTAAGTGAAATTGCCGAGGCGCTGGCGACGCTGCCTACCGAGCGCACGGTTACTGCAGAGGACTGGCAGCGACTCTCCGCCTCTTGGCACGATGAATTGACCACCCGCATCACTCTGTTGACCCAGCTGAGGGATCAACTGGGCGAGTGTATCGGCTGTGGCTGTTTGTCTCTGGAGGCGTGCCAGTTGCGCAACCCTGATGATCGGCTGGCCGGGAAAGGCCCGGGGGCGCACTTTTGA
- a CDS encoding MBL fold metallo-hydrolase: MQAVMPDLWETETEHPAPGLTTHAYLLTRPQGNILFYNTSCPSAWPVIEELGGITWQLLSHEDEVGSSLETIRQRFGAKLGIHEAEREAAARFREPDLLFSEPGPLFDGVQIIPTPGHTPGSTCFQVIGQQGLCYLFTGDTLYRGKHGVWRAGMIDGHSNRSQLRSSLQLLRTLSPDVVISSAFTGEAGYQQLAGNDWQVLVDTALDKLG, encoded by the coding sequence ATGCAAGCCGTTATGCCGGATCTATGGGAAACCGAGACAGAGCATCCCGCCCCGGGGCTGACCACACATGCCTACCTGCTCACCCGCCCGCAGGGAAATATTCTGTTCTATAACACCAGCTGTCCGAGCGCCTGGCCGGTGATAGAGGAACTGGGTGGCATCACCTGGCAGCTGCTGAGTCATGAAGATGAAGTGGGCAGTTCGTTAGAGACCATCCGCCAGCGCTTTGGCGCAAAGCTGGGCATCCATGAAGCCGAGCGTGAGGCCGCAGCCAGATTCCGCGAACCGGATCTGCTGTTCAGCGAACCCGGCCCGCTGTTCGATGGCGTACAGATCATCCCCACCCCTGGCCACACACCGGGGAGCACCTGCTTTCAGGTTATTGGGCAACAGGGGCTGTGTTACCTGTTCACCGGAGACACCCTCTATCGGGGTAAACATGGCGTATGGCGAGCCGGGATGATTGACGGACACAGCAACCGCTCGCAGTTACGCAGCAGTCTGCAGCTTTTGCGCACCCTTTCGCCGGACGTGGTGATCTCCAGTGCGTTTACCGGTGAAGCAGGATATCAGCAACTGGCGGGAAACGACTGGCAGGTGTTGGTAGATACGGCGCTGGATAAGTTGGGTTGA
- a CDS encoding tautomerase family protein, which yields MLENHPAEYTAEQIHLVAVASGLFDISNIKARDNLYIKYLVSEKRELFVHVFSSIMEDRTTEQRAKLSPAAVEKSVAMFPHVPHIAMNVSEFEKATYCNRSMLCIATTKFRTSPIRPLAD from the coding sequence GTGCTGGAAAACCACCCTGCGGAATATACTGCAGAGCAGATTCATTTGGTTGCTGTTGCCTCTGGCTTGTTTGATATCAGTAATATTAAAGCCCGGGACAATCTTTACATTAAGTATTTGGTTAGCGAAAAGCGTGAGCTTTTTGTCCACGTTTTTTCCAGCATTATGGAAGATCGAACCACTGAGCAGCGAGCAAAGCTGTCACCAGCGGCGGTTGAAAAGTCTGTTGCTATGTTTCCGCATGTTCCACATATTGCTATGAATGTCAGCGAGTTTGAAAAGGCAACCTACTGTAATCGGAGCATGCTCTGCATTGCTACCACAAAGTTTCGAACATCCCCCATCCGACCACTGGCGGATTGA
- a CDS encoding oxidative damage protection protein, with protein MSRTVFCRKYQQELEGLPNPPFPGPKGQDIYENVSAKAWQEWMAHQTMLINEKRLNMMEPSSRAYLGEQMQKFLSGEDYDAAEGFVPEEGNDK; from the coding sequence ATGTCCCGCACCGTCTTCTGCCGCAAATACCAACAGGAACTGGAAGGTCTCCCCAACCCGCCCTTCCCGGGCCCCAAAGGTCAGGACATCTACGAGAATGTATCCGCCAAGGCCTGGCAGGAGTGGATGGCCCACCAGACCATGCTGATCAACGAAAAACGCCTCAACATGATGGAACCCTCCTCCCGCGCCTATCTCGGTGAACAGATGCAGAAGTTCCTGAGCGGTGAAGACTACGATGCCGCCGAAGGCTTCGTTCCCGAAGAAGGCAACGACAAGTAA
- the mutY gene encoding A/G-specific adenine glycosylase translates to MPSSPTTAPAKPKTPARFQSALFKWFDQHGRHDLPWQQDINPYRVWVSEIMLQQTQVTAVIPYFQRFMESFPTVEALAAASQDRVLAHWSGLGYYARARNLHKCAQTVVNEHGGEFPRSVEALADLPGIGRSTAGAIASISMGLSAAILDGNVKRVLARIHAVEGWPGQTAVAREMWEIAERYTPEERTGDYTQAMMDLGATLCTRSRPACERCPFEHHCIARAQGNPTDYPGKKPKKEKPERQTTLLLIEHDGELYLEQRPATGIWGGLWIPPQLEGDDGGEASAEEWLASRDLTAGDVQALPPMRHTFTHFHLDIHPVWITLPAKPTQVAEGPSGWYKLRQLDRPRSGQDLGLPAPIAKLVKQLVAMQEPLLAPS, encoded by the coding sequence ATGCCCAGTTCCCCTACGACAGCCCCCGCAAAACCCAAAACACCCGCGCGATTCCAGTCCGCGCTGTTCAAATGGTTCGACCAACACGGCCGCCACGACCTGCCCTGGCAGCAGGACATCAACCCCTACCGGGTATGGGTGTCTGAAATCATGCTGCAACAGACCCAGGTCACGGCGGTTATTCCGTATTTCCAAAGATTTATGGAAAGTTTTCCCACGGTTGAGGCCTTGGCCGCCGCGAGCCAGGACCGCGTACTCGCGCACTGGAGCGGCCTCGGCTACTACGCCCGTGCGCGCAATCTACACAAATGCGCGCAAACGGTGGTCAACGAACACGGGGGCGAGTTTCCCCGCAGCGTCGAGGCGCTGGCGGATCTACCGGGTATCGGCCGCTCCACCGCCGGCGCCATCGCCAGTATCAGCATGGGGCTGTCAGCGGCGATTCTGGACGGCAATGTGAAACGGGTACTCGCGCGTATTCACGCCGTGGAAGGCTGGCCGGGGCAGACCGCCGTGGCCAGAGAAATGTGGGAAATTGCCGAACGCTACACGCCGGAAGAGCGCACCGGGGATTACACCCAGGCGATGATGGATCTGGGCGCCACCCTGTGCACCCGATCCAGACCCGCCTGTGAACGCTGCCCGTTCGAGCATCACTGTATCGCCCGCGCCCAGGGCAACCCCACGGATTACCCGGGCAAGAAACCGAAAAAGGAAAAACCCGAGCGCCAGACTACCCTGTTGCTGATCGAACACGACGGCGAGCTGTACCTGGAACAGCGCCCCGCCACCGGCATCTGGGGCGGACTGTGGATACCGCCGCAACTGGAAGGGGACGACGGTGGCGAGGCCAGCGCAGAGGAATGGCTGGCATCACGGGACCTGACCGCAGGCGACGTACAGGCCCTGCCCCCCATGCGCCACACCTTTACCCACTTCCATCTGGATATCCACCCGGTGTGGATAACTCTGCCGGCAAAACCGACGCAGGTGGCAGAAGGACCCAGTGGCTGGTATAAACTGCGCCAACTCGACCGCCCCCGATCCGGACAGGACCTGGGGCTGCCGGCGCCCATCGCCAAACTGGTGAAACAGCTCGTTGCCATGCAGGAGCCCTTACTGGCGCCCAGCTAA
- a CDS encoding AsmA family protein: MAWIKRGLITLVVLFALLAGAVAWFLSSLDANQYKPRIVQLAADQGIALTLDGDIGWQLWPNIALELNGVRLAPLALPSESVLEADKVAVGVALMPLLNKRIEAKEIVLLGPQVALTVDKNGKGNWELITDAMEAKAERDAKLEQEQPPELDVPATEETQSGSDLHIALEQLRLEDGVLRYSDQQAGTEYVVNKLRIVADNLVPGGKPGDVRLSAALSASDFPEPLELDIHSTLAIDEGLHGLRLQPANIKLTSGKGAEAELTLRGNVRRVEADAPWQVQLNLNAEAEPLTGWLAAVGSEYKAQSTDALKKFRLETDINGTDKQLTLEPLQLSLDDHTFNGSAGYQAGDVPTVSLTLNGGELNVDDYLPPPVATPEEEQLSEDVAAAQPVALPLESMRGFNARLQLTLKKLHALDFEIDQPELAVNINNGLYQLNKLAAGLYGGELNSTGVFNARGDSARAELSGGLTGVEISKVQEALFASDEPEPADKKKITLSGKTDLTWVAQTSGADTQALQKQLRAAVQLNAAELALAPFNLEKGMCQLVSYAEKTPLPEQEWPQRTRLQDLRASVNLDGDVAKVDGINAGVENIALTGDGTVNLQKQEFDFALGLALVGEKTSNNGCSVQNDRWRNRPLPLRCKDSFGDAGATTCKPDSRRIDDLIREELKYQAEKKYGDKVKEKTEDLKDKLKDKFKGLFNRDE; this comes from the coding sequence ATGGCCTGGATCAAACGCGGACTTATTACCCTCGTTGTTCTCTTCGCACTGCTCGCCGGTGCCGTCGCCTGGTTTCTCTCCAGCCTCGACGCCAATCAATACAAACCCAGAATCGTACAGCTGGCCGCCGATCAGGGCATTGCCCTCACCCTCGACGGCGACATCGGCTGGCAACTCTGGCCCAACATCGCCCTCGAACTGAATGGCGTAAGACTCGCCCCCCTGGCCCTGCCCAGTGAATCCGTGCTGGAAGCAGACAAAGTCGCCGTCGGCGTAGCGCTGATGCCGCTGCTAAACAAACGCATCGAAGCCAAGGAAATCGTCCTCCTCGGACCCCAGGTTGCACTCACCGTGGATAAAAACGGCAAGGGCAACTGGGAACTGATCACCGACGCCATGGAAGCCAAGGCCGAACGCGACGCCAAACTTGAACAAGAGCAGCCCCCGGAACTGGACGTCCCCGCCACGGAAGAAACCCAGAGCGGCAGCGACCTGCACATCGCACTGGAACAGCTGCGCCTCGAAGACGGGGTACTGCGCTACAGCGACCAACAGGCAGGCACCGAGTACGTCGTCAACAAACTGCGCATTGTCGCCGACAACCTCGTGCCCGGTGGCAAGCCCGGCGATGTCCGCCTGAGTGCGGCGCTCTCAGCCAGCGATTTCCCCGAGCCACTCGAACTCGATATTCACAGCACCCTCGCCATCGACGAAGGGCTACACGGCCTGCGCCTGCAGCCGGCCAATATCAAGCTCACCAGTGGCAAAGGGGCCGAAGCAGAGCTCACCCTGCGCGGCAATGTCCGCCGCGTAGAGGCCGATGCGCCCTGGCAGGTACAGCTCAACCTCAATGCCGAAGCCGAGCCGCTGACCGGCTGGCTCGCCGCCGTGGGCAGCGAATACAAGGCCCAGAGCACCGACGCCCTGAAGAAATTCAGGCTCGAAACCGACATCAACGGCACCGACAAACAGCTGACCCTGGAGCCGCTGCAGCTATCTCTGGACGACCACACCTTCAATGGCAGCGCCGGCTACCAGGCCGGTGATGTGCCCACCGTCAGCCTCACCCTGAATGGCGGAGAGCTGAATGTGGACGACTACCTGCCACCGCCGGTTGCCACTCCGGAAGAAGAGCAGCTCAGCGAAGATGTGGCCGCCGCACAGCCGGTAGCGCTGCCACTGGAATCCATGCGCGGCTTCAACGCCCGCCTGCAATTGACCCTTAAAAAGCTGCACGCACTGGACTTTGAAATCGACCAGCCCGAGCTCGCGGTCAACATCAACAACGGCCTCTATCAGCTCAACAAGCTGGCCGCCGGTCTCTACGGGGGCGAGCTCAACAGCACCGGCGTGTTCAACGCCCGTGGCGATTCTGCGCGCGCAGAGTTGAGTGGAGGATTGACCGGAGTAGAGATCTCCAAAGTGCAGGAAGCCCTGTTCGCCAGCGACGAACCGGAACCGGCTGACAAGAAAAAAATCACCCTGTCCGGCAAGACCGACCTCACCTGGGTCGCCCAGACCAGCGGCGCCGACACTCAGGCCCTGCAAAAGCAACTGCGTGCAGCGGTACAGCTGAACGCGGCGGAGCTGGCCCTGGCACCATTCAACCTGGAAAAGGGCATGTGCCAACTGGTGAGCTACGCCGAGAAAACCCCACTGCCGGAACAGGAATGGCCCCAGCGCACCCGCCTGCAGGACCTGCGCGCCAGCGTCAATCTGGACGGCGATGTGGCGAAAGTTGATGGCATCAACGCCGGGGTGGAAAACATTGCGCTGACCGGCGACGGCACCGTCAACCTGCAGAAACAGGAATTCGACTTCGCCCTCGGCCTTGCGCTGGTAGGAGAGAAAACCTCCAACAATGGCTGCTCGGTACAGAACGACCGCTGGCGCAACCGCCCGCTGCCGCTGCGCTGCAAAGACAGCTTCGGCGACGCCGGCGCCACCACCTGTAAACCCGACAGCCGCCGCATCGACGACCTGATCCGCGAAGAACTGAAGTACCAGGCGGAGAAGAAGTACGGCGACAAGGTAAAGGAAAAGACCGAAGACCTGAAGGACAAGCTGAAAGACAAGTTCAAAGGCCTGTTCAACCGAGACGAGTAA
- a CDS encoding TonB-dependent receptor, giving the protein MYRVNTLALAIACALSVSVSAQTTSGQTTAGKGASDKRDALEEVNVTVSPLEKPADAVAAPVSVLKGDELRKAASATLGQTLNSQLGVANASFGGGVGLPVIRGQSANRVKVLNDNLDTADASNTSSDHAASVEPLLAESIEILRGPATLRYGSGAIGGVVNVLDGRIPTEVPEQMEGAVEMRHDTANGQDAGVFRLQGGAGNLAWYLDGVYRENGNTEIPGLAIREHGEHEEHAHDAHEEHEEEHHEDELNSDFNTDGFVGNTNARAKSGSAGLSWVTETGFIGLSVNRLENNYGIPLGTHNHTHEDEHGEEEHGEEDHALEEEHDHEEEHAHEEHTEEEGPAAVRIDMAQTRYDLKGEHRFNSEYWNKLTFRLGHNNYEHVELEAHGDHFHEGTRFTNDAWEGRVELTHDDGSEWRGAYGLQLSRKDFAAVGEEAFVRPSITDSIGAFTMKEREWGDWHMDLGARLENVNIDPEFGREQDFNLVSLSGALQYFLAEHQHLSASLTSAERAPVAEELYADGAHLAESRYLIGDDALDKENSVNLELGYHHHNQEASGWHAAKVEANVFYNRIGDYIYAANTGVEDEESEFDIFGYQNRDATFYGAEASVQFPLADTLSLTLFGDSVRASFDDRIAGESRSVPRLPPLRYGFAVSGDYANWNWQWRNTHATAQDRPGAFEEPTEAYTRMDLTAQYNFKLAGSDGTVFASARNLLDEEIRNATSLLRDFAPEPGRSVEAGVRFHF; this is encoded by the coding sequence ATGTACCGAGTCAATACTCTGGCGCTGGCCATTGCCTGTGCGCTGTCCGTTTCTGTATCCGCACAAACCACGTCTGGTCAAACCACCGCGGGAAAAGGCGCTTCCGATAAGCGAGATGCACTGGAAGAGGTGAATGTCACCGTATCACCGCTGGAAAAGCCCGCAGACGCCGTGGCAGCGCCAGTATCCGTGCTGAAGGGCGATGAACTGCGCAAAGCCGCATCCGCCACCCTTGGCCAGACCCTGAACAGCCAGCTGGGTGTGGCCAACGCCTCCTTCGGCGGCGGAGTTGGCCTGCCGGTCATCCGCGGCCAGAGCGCCAACCGGGTGAAAGTACTGAACGACAACCTGGATACCGCCGACGCCTCCAATACCAGTTCCGACCACGCCGCCAGCGTCGAGCCATTGCTGGCGGAGAGCATCGAGATCCTGCGCGGCCCCGCCACCCTGCGCTACGGCAGCGGCGCTATCGGCGGCGTGGTCAATGTACTGGATGGCCGAATCCCCACCGAAGTGCCGGAACAGATGGAAGGCGCGGTGGAAATGCGTCACGACACCGCCAATGGTCAGGATGCCGGCGTCTTTCGCCTGCAGGGCGGCGCCGGCAATCTGGCCTGGTACCTGGACGGGGTCTATCGGGAAAACGGCAACACCGAGATTCCCGGCCTCGCAATCCGCGAGCACGGCGAACACGAAGAGCACGCCCACGACGCGCATGAAGAGCACGAAGAAGAACACCACGAAGACGAGCTCAACTCTGACTTCAATACCGATGGCTTCGTCGGCAACACCAACGCCCGCGCCAAGAGCGGTAGCGCCGGTCTCTCGTGGGTGACCGAAACCGGCTTTATCGGTCTGTCCGTCAACCGACTGGAAAACAACTACGGCATCCCGCTGGGCACCCACAATCACACCCACGAAGATGAGCACGGGGAAGAGGAACACGGGGAAGAGGATCACGCGCTCGAGGAAGAACACGATCACGAAGAAGAGCACGCCCACGAGGAACACACGGAAGAAGAAGGCCCGGCCGCCGTGCGCATCGACATGGCCCAGACCCGTTACGACCTGAAGGGCGAACACCGCTTCAACAGCGAATACTGGAACAAGCTGACCTTCCGCCTGGGCCACAACAATTACGAGCACGTGGAACTGGAAGCCCACGGCGATCACTTCCACGAAGGTACCCGCTTCACCAACGACGCCTGGGAAGGCCGCGTGGAGCTGACCCACGACGACGGCAGTGAATGGCGGGGCGCCTATGGCCTGCAGCTATCGCGCAAGGACTTTGCCGCCGTCGGCGAAGAGGCCTTTGTACGCCCGTCCATTACTGACAGCATCGGCGCCTTCACCATGAAAGAGCGCGAATGGGGCGACTGGCACATGGATCTGGGTGCGCGCCTGGAGAACGTCAATATTGATCCCGAGTTCGGCCGCGAGCAGGACTTCAACCTGGTCAGTCTCTCTGGCGCGCTGCAGTACTTCCTCGCCGAGCACCAGCACCTGAGCGCCAGCCTCACCAGCGCCGAGCGCGCACCGGTAGCGGAAGAACTCTACGCCGACGGCGCTCATTTGGCGGAATCCCGCTACCTGATCGGCGACGATGCCCTCGATAAAGAAAACTCCGTCAACCTGGAGCTGGGCTATCACCACCACAACCAAGAGGCCAGCGGCTGGCACGCGGCCAAGGTGGAAGCCAATGTGTTCTACAACCGCATCGGCGACTACATCTACGCTGCCAACACCGGCGTCGAGGACGAGGAAAGCGAGTTCGACATCTTCGGCTACCAGAACCGCGACGCCACCTTCTACGGCGCCGAGGCCTCGGTGCAGTTCCCACTGGCCGACACCCTGAGCCTGACCCTGTTCGGCGACAGCGTACGCGCCAGCTTCGACGACCGGATTGCCGGCGAGAGCCGCTCGGTCCCGCGCCTGCCGCCACTGCGCTATGGCTTTGCCGTCAGCGGTGACTACGCCAACTGGAACTGGCAGTGGCGCAACACCCACGCCACCGCGCAGGACCGCCCGGGTGCGTTCGAGGAGCCCACCGAGGCCTACACCCGCATGGACCTCACCGCCCAGTACAACTTCAAACTGGCCGGCAGCGACGGCACCGTCTTCGCCAGCGCCCGCAACCTGCTGGATGAAGAGATCCGCAACGCCACCTCCCTGCTGCGCGACTTCGCACCGGAACCGGGCCGCAGTGTAGAAGCCGGAGTAAGGTTTCATTTCTGA